In Cervus elaphus chromosome 7, mCerEla1.1, whole genome shotgun sequence, the following proteins share a genomic window:
- the BRPF3 gene encoding bromodomain and PHD finger-containing protein 3, producing the protein MRKPRRKSRPNAEGRRSPSPYSLKCSPTRETLTYAQAQRIVEVDIDGRLHRISIYDPLKIITEDELTAQDITECNSNKENSEQPQFPGKSKKPSSKGKKKESCSKHASGSSFHLPQPSFRMVDSGSQPEAPPLPAAYYRYIEKSPEDLDAEVEYDMDEEDLAWLDLVNEKRRVDGYSLVSADTFELLVDRLEKESYLESRSSGAQQSLIDEDAFCCVCLDDECHNSNVILFCDICNLAVHQECYGVPYIPEGQWLCRCCLQSPSRPVDCVLCPNKGGAFKQTSDGHWAHVVCAIWIPEVCFANTVFLEPIEGIDNIPPARWKLTCYICKQKGLGAAIQCHKVNCYTAFHVTCAQRAGLFMKIEPMRETSLNGTIFTVRKTAYCEAHSPPGAGTAKRKGDSPGSLSEAGDEEGLKEACEEEEEKEEIEEEEEGEGQGGVGGPLKGVSKKNKMTLKQRIKKEPEEVGRDTTSTVPMVTVPRIPSYRLNKICSGLSFQRKTQFMQRLHNYWLLKRQARNGVPLIRRLHSHLQSQRNAEQREQDEKTSAVKEELKYWQKLRHDLERARLLIELIRKREKLKREQIKIQQAAMELELMPFNVLLRTTLDLLQEKDPAHIFAEPVNLSEVPDYLEFISKPMDFSTMRRKLESHLYHTLEEFEEDFNLIVTNCMKYNAKDTIFHRAAVRLRDLGGAILRHARRQAENIGYDPETGTHLPESPKSEDFYRFSWEDVDNILIPENRAHLSPEVQLKELLEKLDLVSAMRSSGARTRRVRLLRREINALRQKLAQPPPPQPPSLNKTVSSGELPAGPRGDVAVLEQAPQEEPEDNGDRDDSRMPPPPTLEPTGPAPSLSEQESPPDPPTLKPINDSKPPSRFLKPRKVEEDELLEKSPLQLGSEPLQRLLSDNGINRVSLMAPDTSPTGTPLSGVGRRTSVLFKKARNGVKLQRSPDTALENGEDNGTVDSPVSPASIEDERHSRKRPRSRSCSQSEGERSPQQEEETGVTNGFGKHTESGSDSECSLGLSSGLAFEACSGLTPPKRSRGKPALSRVPFLEGVNGDSDYNSSGRSLLMPFEDRGDLEPLELVWAKCRGYPSYPALIIDPKMPREGLLHNGVPIPVPPLDVLKLGEQKQAEAGEKLFLVLFFDNKRTWQWLPRDKVLPLGVEDTVDKLKMLEGRKTSIRKSVQVAYDRAMIHLSRVRGPHSFVTSSYL; encoded by the exons ATGAGGAAGCCTCGCAGGAAGTCGCGGCCGAATGCCGAGGGCCGGCGCTCCCCATCCCCCTATAGTCTGAAGTGCTCACCCACTCGGGAGACCCTGACGTATGCCCAGGCCCAGCGGATTGTGGAGGTGGACATCGATGGACGCCTGCATCGTATTAGCATCTATGATCCACTCAAGATCatcacagaggatgagttgaCTGCCCAGGATATCACCGAATGCAATAGTAACAAGGAAAACAGTGAGCAGCCTCAGTTCCCTGGCAAGTCCAAAAAACCCTCATCCAAGGGCAAAAAGAAGGAGTCCTGCTCCAAGCATGCATCTGGCTCTTCCTTCCACCTCCCGCAACCCAGCTTCCGCATGGTGGACTCAGGCAGTCAGCCAGAAGCACCCCCGCTGCCTGCTGCTTACTACCGCTACATTGAAAAGTCACCTGAAGATCTGGATGCAGAAGTCGAGTATGACATGGATGAAGAGGACCTCGCCTGGCTGGACTTGGTAAATGAGAAGCGGCGAGTAGATGGGTACAGTTTGGTGTCGGCAGACACCTTTGAGCTGCTGGTGGACCGGCTTGAGAAGGAGTCATACCTGGAAAGTCGCAGTAGTGGGGCCCAACAGTCACTCATTGATGAAGATGCTTTCTGCTGTGTGTGCCTGGATGACGAGTGCCACAACAGCAATGTCATTCTCTTCTGTGACATCTGCAACCTGGCTGTACACCAGGAGTGCTATGGCGTCCCCTACATCCCTGAGGGCCAGTGGCTATGCCGCTGCTGCCTACAGTCTCCCTCCCGGCCTGTGGATTGCGTCCTCTGCCCCAACAAGGGTGGCGCCTTCAAACAGACCAGTGATGGGCACTGGGCCCATGTGGTGTGTGCCATCTGGATCCCTGAAGTCTGCTTTGCTAACACCGTGTTCCTGGAGCCCATTGAGGGCATCGACAACATCCCACCTGCCCGCTGGAAACTAACCTGCTATATCTGCAAGCAGAAGGGGCTGGGTGCAGCCATCCAGTGCCATAAGGTGAACTGCTACACGGCCTTCCATGTGACGTGTGCACAGCGGGCTGGGCTCTTCATGAAGATTGAGCCTATGCGTGAGACCAGCCTCAATGGCACCATCTTCACAGTGCGCAAGACCGCCTACTGTGAGGCCCACTCACCGCCAGGTGCTGGTACTGCTAAGAGGAAGGGTGACTCTCCTGGAAGCCTCAGTGAGGCAGGGGACGAGGAAGGGCTGAAGGAGGCttgtgaggaggaggaagagaaggaagagatagaagaggaggaggaaggtgaaGGGCAGGGTGGGGTAGGTGGCCCCCTCAAGGGAGTGTCCAAGAAGAACAAGATGACTTTGAAGCAAAGGATCAAAAAGGAGCCAGAGGAAGTGGGTCGAGACACGACCTCCACTGTCCCCATGGTCACTGTCCCACGGATACCCTCTTACAG GTTGAACAAGATCTGTAGTGGTCTCTCCTTTCAGAGGAAAACCCAGTTCATGCAGCGGCTTCACAACTACTGGCTGTTGAAGCGGCAGGCACGGAATGGTGTCCCCCTCATCCGGCGCCTGCACTCCCACTTGCAGTCTCAGAGGAATGCTGAGCAG CGGGAGCAGGACGAGAAGACAAGTGCTGTAAAGGAAGAGCTGAAATATTGGCAGAAGCTCCGGCACGATTTGGAGCGGGCACGGCTGCTAATCGAACTGATTCGGAAAAGAGAAAAGCTCAAGCGGGAGCAG ATCAAGATTCAGCAAGCTGCCATGGAGCTGGAGCTGATGCCATTCAACGTTCTGCTGAGGACAACACTGGACTTGCTGCAGGAGAAGGATCCCGCACACATCTTCGCCGAGCCCGTCAACCTGAGTGAG GTTCCAGATTACCTGGAATTCATATCCAAGCCAATGGATTTTTCTACTATGAGGCGGAAGCTGGAGTCCCACCTGTACCACACCTTGGAGGAGTTTGAGGAGGACTTTAACCTTATAGTTACCAACTGCATGAAGTATAATGCTAAAGACACAATTTTCCACCGAGCAGCTGTCCGCCTGCGGGACCTGGGAGGGGCCATCCTGCGGCACGCCCGGCGGCAGGCAGAGAACATCGGCTATGACCCTGAGACGGGCACCCACCTGCCCGAGTCACCCAAATCGGAGGACTTTTACCGCTTCTCCTGGGAAGACG TGGACAACATCCTCATCCCAGAGAACCGGGCCCACTTGTCTCCAGAAGTGCAGCTGAAGGAACTGCTGGAGAAATTGGACCTGGTGAGCGCTATGCGGTCCAGTGGGGCCCGGACCCGCCGAGTCCGCCTGCTGCGCCGGGAGATCAATGCTCTTCGGCAGAAGCTGGCGCAGCCGCCACCACCACAACCACCGTCACTGAACAAGACTGTGTCCAGTGGGGAGCTGCCAGCAGGGCCCCGGGGGGATGTGGCTGTGCTGGAGCAGGCCCCGCAGGAGGAGCCAGAAGACAATGGGGACAGAG ATGACTCCAGAATGCCTCCCCCACCAACCCTGGAACCCACTGGACCTGCACCTTCCTTGTCTGAGCAAGAATCCCCTCCAGATCCCCCCACTCTGAAACCCATCAATGATAGCAAACCTCCAAGCCGATTCCTCAAGCCCAGAAAAGTGGAAGAAGATGAGCTTTTGGAAAAATCACCTCTGCAGCTAGGGAGTGAGCCCTTGCAACGCTTGCTCAGTGACAATGGCATCAACAGAGTGTCCCTTATGGCCCCCGACACATCCCCCACTGGCACCCCACTCAGTGGCGTGGGCCGCCGCACATCAGTCCTTTTCAAGAAGGCCAGGAACGGGGTTAAGCTCCAGAGGAGCCCAGACACGGCCCTGGAGAATGGTGAGGACAACGGCACAGTGGACTCTCCCGTGTCTCCCGCCAGCATTGAGGACGAACGACACTCCCGGAAGCGGCCGAGGAGCAGGAGCTGTAGTCAAAGCGAAGGGGAGAGGTCCCCCCAGCAGGAGGAAGAGACAG GCGTGACCAACGGCTTTGGAAAACACACCGAAAGTGGATCTGACTCAGAATGTAGTTTGGGTCTCAGCAGTGGACTGGCATTTGAAGCTTGCAG TGGTCTGACGCCTCCCAAACGCAGCCGGGGGAAGCCAGCCCTGTCTCGAGTCCCTTTCCTGGAAGGTGTGAACGGAGACTCTGACTACAACAGCTCAG gcagaaGCCTCCTGATGCCCTTTGAAGACCGTGGAGACCTGGAGCCCCTGGAGCTGGTGTGGGCCAAGTGCCGAGGTTACCCCTCCTACCCTGCCTTG ATCATCGACCCCAAGATGCCCCGGGAGGGCCTCCTGCACAATGGTGTCCCCATCCCTGTTCCCCCACTGGATGTGCTGAAGCTGGGCGAGCAGAAACAGGCCGAGGCCGGAGAGAAGCTCTTCCTTGTCCTCTTCTTTGACAACAAGCGCACCTG GCAGTGGCTTCCGAGGGACAAAGTCCTGCCCCTGGGTGTGGAAGACACTGTGGACAAGCTCAAGATGCTGGAAGGCCGCAAGACCAGCATCCGCAAGTCAGTGCAGGTGGCCTACGACCGCGCGATGATCCACCTGAGCCGTGTGCGGGGGCCCCACTCCTTCGTCACCTCCAGCTACCTGTAA